The Chryseobacterium indologenes genomic sequence CAGCTGCGCGGTAACGAAGATTACACTTACCCCGATTATTATGAGATCAAAGGTGGTTTAGGGTATAATCTTACCAAAAATCACAAACCATTTATCGGGTTAGGCAGATACGTGAACTATAAATATCATAGTCTGAGCAAAGAAGAGTTTAGAGTATGGCTTCAGGATGTTATCGATCTGAAGAAAGGCATCGTAAAATTTGAAAACAGGTTACGTGTTGAAAAGAGTTGGTTTTATGAGCCGAAAACAGACAATACCTCCCAGAGAATGCGTTACCGCTACCGTTTGAATGTAAGTGTTCCGTTGAATGCCAAGACCATTAAAAAAGGAACTGTTTTTGCCAACGTTTATGACGAAATTTTCGTGGTTACTCCTATGAAACCAAGTTTTGCCAGAAACAGAGTCTATGGTGGTCTGGGATATCAGATTGATGAACATTTCGGAGTGTTGGGCGGATATCTCTGGCAACGTGAATTTGAAGCAAAGGGAAACCGGAATTTACATTTTGTATATCTTGCTTTAAACATTAATATAGACGATACGGATCATCATGTGAAGACCTATGATTTCCCTGGTGCAGACTAGTATTTTTCTATGAGATAACGATAGGCCTTCAGATATTTATTGAATCTTTTGATGTCTTTGGGAGTAAGCTCTCTATTGACCCTTCTGAGATCCATATTATCACGCAGGTCATTAAGTTTTACGGCTACGGCAAGGGGAGATCTTTCTGTTCTTTTAACGAACTCATCATAATCTTCTTCCGGATCAAATTTAGTCAGGCAGCTGATAGCAAAAATAATGTATTCCGGGAAGCCTTCTGTTCTGAGGTAATCCAAACTGAATTCCAGGGGATGATCTTCTACTACGTCATGTAAAACTCCTACAATTTTTTCGTCCAGGGTCTTACCATACTCCATCACACGCATTACGTGTGCAATATAAGGTGCGTGGTATTTATCAGTTTGTCCTTTATGAGCCTTATCGGCGATTTTTATAGCTCTATTTAGCAGTTCTTCTTTTGTCATTTTTTCTATGCGAATAGAATACAAAAATAAAAAACAGCTTAAAAAATAAAGCATTTTCCTGATGTTTTTTTACAAAAATATGTTCATGGAGTTTATTCTAATTTTTCTTAAGAAAATAGTACATGAGCAACGGAATAATATTCTTACTACCTATTCGGGACAAACGATTAGATTATGTTTCAGAAGCTTTCAGCAAAATATATCGACTCAGTTGTGTATTCACGATGTACGATTTGCGACAGGATCAATATTGGGGGTGTCAGAATCTATGAAGTCAGATAATAATATAGAAAGGGTTAACTTGCGTTAGCCCTTTTTCATTTTGTTTATTTAATTTCCTCTTCTACAGGAGCATTTGGAGCATTGTTTTTCACTGATTCTATACCGTTTTCCATACCATTATCCGATTCATACATTTGACTGGTTCCTATAATCTGTCCGTTTCCGGCCTTCAGATTAAAATAACATCTTCCGTCTTTTGCTGTATTCCTTTCAAATTTTGAGTCATCCTGTGCATTGGTTTTTACCGATGTGATTCCGTTCTCACATGATGGTTTTGAGTTGTAGCCCTGGCTGGTAAGGATTACCTGCCCGTTTCCGGCTTTTAGATTAAACTGAAAATCTCCATTGGCTCTTTTTGAAATAATAAATTTTCCCATGATAATAATTTTAGATTGTTGTTTTGATTATTTAGATAGTTTTGTTGTGAAGGCTGTTTTAGATTTTTCTAAATGCAGTACTGAACATCAGTCTGGATCATAATAGAATTCTCATGTGTATGTTAATTTTCAATAAAAATAGTGTTTTTTATTGAAAATTCATAATTAAATAAGTGTAATGGGTTGAATGTCATAATATTATTAATAGAACGTACAAAAAAAGCGCCTCATAATGAGACGCTGAATAAAATTTATGTTATAAAAGACTAATAAGCTCCCTTATCAATATAGTGAGCCGCCACTTTTTCAGTTAATGCCACTACATTTGGATGGTTGGTATACTTTGTAAATCTTCTTAATCCGGAAAGCATCATTCTCTGCTCATCTCCTTCAGCAAAAGAAACAATTCCTTCTTTAGCTGCAGCAGTGATTTTTTCTACTGCTTTGTAAAGGTTTAACTGAGCCATAGCTGCTTCTACAGATTCAGGAGAGAAGTGTTTTTCTGCTCTTAATACTGCAGATTCTGCCATATAGATCTGG encodes the following:
- a CDS encoding YegP family protein, with translation MGKFIISKRANGDFQFNLKAGNGQVILTSQGYNSKPSCENGITSVKTNAQDDSKFERNTAKDGRCYFNLKAGNGQIIGTSQMYESDNGMENGIESVKNNAPNAPVEEEIK
- a CDS encoding phosphohydrolase, encoding MTKEELLNRAIKIADKAHKGQTDKYHAPYIAHVMRVMEYGKTLDEKIVGVLHDVVEDHPLEFSLDYLRTEGFPEYIIFAISCLTKFDPEEDYDEFVKRTERSPLAVAVKLNDLRDNMDLRRVNRELTPKDIKRFNKYLKAYRYLIEKY
- a CDS encoding DUF2490 domain-containing protein, giving the protein MFYETSFRSRFTTWYFFFKAQEHISSFNAVTLTYKFHPKFFLYAEGQLRGNEDYTYPDYYEIKGGLGYNLTKNHKPFIGLGRYVNYKYHSLSKEEFRVWLQDVIDLKKGIVKFENRLRVEKSWFYEPKTDNTSQRMRYRYRLNVSVPLNAKTIKKGTVFANVYDEIFVVTPMKPSFARNRVYGGLGYQIDEHFGVLGGYLWQREFEAKGNRNLHFVYLALNINIDDTDHHVKTYDFPGAD